One stretch of Podospora bellae-mahoneyi strain CBS 112042 chromosome 2, whole genome shotgun sequence DNA includes these proteins:
- the MRPL35 gene encoding mitochondrial 54S ribosomal protein YmL35 (BUSCO:EOG09262U7S; EggNog:ENOG503NXRG; COG:S), translated as MGPRIFSIGAGSRDKRKADQILNSSGHRWNWEPKTAPKYSEIMSGTQQVARPLVRSLRQATSTTATCQSRPIVAAIRQFSSTPSRSDEPTTTTPAGSDAQKLAADAAVLVQKKASEITAIKQGSEEELAKLLSPELGSRRRRAAIATTGDIPFEQLPYQCFQEARKVLAKDREEKIAKIKAELARIKRIEQTDASTYRGGEVFKQKRLESLRKHVEELKIQADINDPMVKRRFEDGHGDMNKPIYRYLAENKWRSMDYKIITQRIHQFNIVPDILPKFDPTMDVKMTFRGYKAPPGSILDSLITESPPNLRMQVFNSGERLLSVVVMDSDVPNPETDSYGRRLHFMVTNIPWSPTSTSLNLHRLNSKASSESPQGGLPEDGTLAIPWLPPTAQKGSPYHRLSVFVLEHNNNQTLDLAKLKEMYGGREGFSLKSFRDKFDLNPVGFTLFRSVWDEHTAEVMARHGIPGADVEFKQPRVHSLKPPRKARGWEAKRQKPKYKSLWKYSKRIKGLKY; from the exons ATGGGTCCACGAATTTTCTCTATCGGCGCCGGCTCAAGAGACAAGCGAAAGGCCGACCAGATCCTCAACAGCTCAGGGCATAGGTGGAATTGGGAGCCCAAGACAGCTCCAAAATATTCAGAAATCATGTCGGGGACTCAGCAGGTTGCCCGGCCCCTTGTGCGGTCTCTCAGGCAAGCTACCAGCACCACGGCAACATGTCAGTCCAGGCCAATCGTCGCCGCTATTCGCCAATTTTCGTCGACCCCCAGTCGCAGCGATGAGCCCACGACGACAACCCCCGCAGGATCTGATGCGCAGAAGCTCGCCGCTGATGCTGCCGTTCTTGTCCAGAAGAAGGCCTCAGAGATCACAGCAATCAAGCAGGGAtcagaggaggagctggccaagctgcTGTCACCAGAACTTGGTTCTAGGAGAAGGAGAGCTGCTATTGCTACCACAGGCGACATTCCTTTCGAGCAGCTGCCATACCAGTGCTTCCAGGAGGCCCGCAAGGTTTTGGCCAAGGACAGAGAGGAGAAGatcgccaagatcaaggcagAGCTGGCGAGAATCAAGCGGATAGAGCAGACAGACGCCAGCACTTACAGAGGAGGCGAGGTGTTTAAGCAGAAGCGGTTGGAGAGTTTGAGGAAACatgtcgaggagctcaagatTCAGGCCGATATCAACGACCCCATGGTCAAGAGGCGGTTCGAGGACGGGCACG GTGACATGAACAAGCCCATCTACCGCTACCTTGCCGAAAACAAGTGGCGCTCCATGGACTACAAGATCATCACCCAGCGTATCCACCAGTTCAACATCGTCCccgacatcctccccaagtTCGACCCAACCATGGACGTCAAGATGACCTTCCGCGGCTACAAAGCACCCCCCGGAAGCATCCTCGACTCGCTCATCACCGAAagcccccccaacctccgcaTGCAAGTCTTCAACTCTGGCGAGCGTCTCCTCTCGGTCGTGGTAATGGACTCGGACGTTCCCAACCCGGAGACGGACTCGTACGGCCGCCGGCTGCACTTCATGGTCACCAACATTCCCTGGTCTCCCACTTCGActtccctcaacctccaccgtctcaACTCCAAAGCCAGCTCTGAATCCCCCCAGGGCGGCCTCCCCGAAGACggcaccctcgccatccctTGGCTGCCCCCCACTGCCCAAAAGGGCTCGCCTTATCACCGCCTGAGCGTGTTTGTTCTTgagcacaacaacaaccagactcttgatcttgccaagctcaaggagatgTACGGTGGGAGAGAAGGGTTCTCGCTCAAGTCGTTCAGGGACAAGTTTGATCTTAATCCGGTCGGGTTCACGCTTTTCAGGAGCGTGTGGGATGAGCATACGGCTGAGGTGATGGCTAGGCATGGTATTCCGGGGGCGGATGTTGAGTTTAAGCAGCCGCGGGTGCACTCGCTCAAGCCGCCTAGGAAGGcgaggggttgggaggcgAAGAGGCAGAAGCCCAAGTACAAGAGCTTGTGGAAGTACTCCAAGAGGATCAAGGGGCTCAAGTATTag
- the yml6 gene encoding 54S ribosomal protein yml6, mitochondrial (EggNog:ENOG503NXR2; BUSCO:EOG09264NNY; COG:J) — MAGKGMRCLSEAMRGLSLGAQTCRTVPVRTAPLISRRSMATEAPVSKITRSVDEKWTPITTVPVTVHSFPDLAPRSLETYSAKHLYLPLRRDILHLAVVYEGDNTRQGTAQAKTRWEVAGSHRKVRPQKGSGRARVGNKQSPLQRGGGKSHGPRNRDFGTKLNRKVYDLAWRTALSYRYRRGELIVTEDGLDLPLPEDFLQQAQDGLLTRELEDAFIEKYVGEMLGAMQWGKAHGRTTFITGEERMNLFTAMEVAGENGRALELEDVDVKDLLETGRIVVERSALKEMIKRHRSDLVTSIFLPGQKNTKETTMGTVVYPSSKVSYA, encoded by the exons ATGGCCGGCAAGGGGATGAGGTGCCTCAGCGAGGCGATGAGGGGCTTGAGCCTCGGTGCGCAAACATGCAGAACAGTCCCA GTCCGCACAGCTCCGTTAATATCAAGGCGGTCCATGGCCACCGAGGCGCCCGTTTCTAAAATCACACGATCAGTAGATGAGAAATGGACTCCCA TCACCACTGTCCCTGTTACCGTCCACTCCTTCCCCGACCTTGCCCCCCGCTCCCTCGAAACATACTCAGCCAAGCACCTctacctccccctccgccgtgACATTCTTCACCTTGCGGTCGTCTACGAAGGTGACAACACACGACAGGGTACGGCCCAAGCCAAGACTCGCTGGGAGGTCGCCGGTTCCCACAGAAAGGTTCGCCCACAAAAGGGCTCGGGCAGAGCTCGTGTTGGCAACAAGCAGTCACCGCTACAGCGCGGTGGTGGTAAATCCCACGGTCCCCGAAACCGCGATTTCGGCACCAAGCTCAACCGCAAGGTCTACGATCTGGCCTGGCGCACAGCTCTTTCTTACCGGTATCGCCGTGGCGAGCTCATCGTTACCGAAGACGGGCTCgatctccctctccctgaGGACTTCCTCCAGCAAGCCCAGGACGGCCTCTTGACCCGCGAGCTTGAGGATGCCTTTATTGAAAAATACGTTGGCGAGATGCTCGGAGCGATGCAGTGGGGCAAGGCTCATGGCAGGACGACATTCATCACGGGGGAGGAGCGGATGAACCTGTTCACCGCGATGGAGGTGGCGGGTGAGAACGGCAGGGCtttggagctggaggatgtggatgtcAAGGATTTGCTTGAGACAGGCAGGATTGTCGTGGAGAGGTCGGCCCTGAAGGAGATGATCAAGCGGCATAGGAGTGATCTGGTGACGAGCATTTTCCTGCCTGGCCAGAAGAACACCAAGGAGACAACAATGGGCACTGTTGTTTACCCGTCTAGCAAGGTTTCATATGCCTAG